One window of the Falco biarmicus isolate bFalBia1 chromosome Z, bFalBia1.pri, whole genome shotgun sequence genome contains the following:
- the LOC130142592 gene encoding uncharacterized protein LOC130142592 isoform X1 yields the protein MEPSQLRVQTPLLVSLVFITVFYWSGASDMSVTHQEQKYPKVLQLKACHPWTSAQREGTQHSQRSSADDRMLLLGKEEDKNEGSIPWQKTNPGLNIVWSQQNHMDRVIQPLLSTTKYHTAYCITLFGSYRSAKSPALAGMGFLCISCSGPCQHLSSGGCRGLLFSSCSTTSRGCLLCVPSVLPAASDAQVCSSSCSHISALRVHA from the exons ATGGAGCCATCCCAGTTAAGAGTCCAGACTCCTCTTTTG GTATCCCTCGTGTTTATCACTGTGTTCTACTGGTCAGGTGCATCTGACATGTCAGTCACTCATCAGGAACAAAAATATCCCAAAGTGCTGCAGCTAAAAGCATGCCATCCCTGGACATCTGCCCAAAGAGAAGGCACTCAACACTCGCAGAGATCTTCTGCAGATGACAGAATGCTTCTACTTGGAAAG GAGGAAGACAAAAATGAGGGCTCTATCCCATGGCAGAAGACCAATCCAGGACTGAACATT gTATGGTCTCAGCAGAACCATATGGACAGGGTTATACAGCCTCTGCTCTCCACGACCAAATACCACACAGCTT attgtATAACTCTTTTCGGCAGTTACAGAAGTGCCAAGAGTCCGGctttggctgggatgggtttTCTTTGTATCAGTTGCAGTGGTCCCTGCCAGCATCTCAGctctgggggctgcagagggctgttgttctccagctgcagcaccacCTCTCGTGGCTGCTTGTTGTGTGTCCCTTCAGTCCTTCCGGCGGCCTCAGATGCACAGGTATGCTCTTCGAGCTGCTCCCACATCTCAGCGCTGCGGGTACACGCATGA
- the LOC130142592 gene encoding uncharacterized protein LOC130142592 isoform X4, with protein sequence MEPSQLRVQTPLLVSLVFITVFYWSGASDMSVTHQEQKYPKVLQLKACHPWTSAQREGTQHSQRSSADDRMLLLGKEEDKNEGSIPWQKTNPGLNIVWSQQNHMDRVIQPLLSTTKYHTA encoded by the exons ATGGAGCCATCCCAGTTAAGAGTCCAGACTCCTCTTTTG GTATCCCTCGTGTTTATCACTGTGTTCTACTGGTCAGGTGCATCTGACATGTCAGTCACTCATCAGGAACAAAAATATCCCAAAGTGCTGCAGCTAAAAGCATGCCATCCCTGGACATCTGCCCAAAGAGAAGGCACTCAACACTCGCAGAGATCTTCTGCAGATGACAGAATGCTTCTACTTGGAAAG GAGGAAGACAAAAATGAGGGCTCTATCCCATGGCAGAAGACCAATCCAGGACTGAACATT gTATGGTCTCAGCAGAACCATATGGACAGGGTTATACAGCCTCTGCTCTCCACGACCAAATACCACACAGCTT GA
- the LOC130142592 gene encoding uncharacterized protein LOC130142592 isoform X3: protein MEPSQLRVQTPLLVSLVFITVFYWSGASDMSVTHQEQKYPKVLQLKACHPWTSAQREGTQHSQRSSADDRMLLLGKEEDKNEGSIPWQKTNPGLNIVWSQQNHMDRVIQPLLSTTKYHTALLIVNPSQDEFCCYLK, encoded by the exons ATGGAGCCATCCCAGTTAAGAGTCCAGACTCCTCTTTTG GTATCCCTCGTGTTTATCACTGTGTTCTACTGGTCAGGTGCATCTGACATGTCAGTCACTCATCAGGAACAAAAATATCCCAAAGTGCTGCAGCTAAAAGCATGCCATCCCTGGACATCTGCCCAAAGAGAAGGCACTCAACACTCGCAGAGATCTTCTGCAGATGACAGAATGCTTCTACTTGGAAAG GAGGAAGACAAAAATGAGGGCTCTATCCCATGGCAGAAGACCAATCCAGGACTGAACATT gTATGGTCTCAGCAGAACCATATGGACAGGGTTATACAGCCTCTGCTCTCCACGACCAAATACCACACAGCTT tgcTAATTGTTAATCCTTCCCAAGATGAATTTTGCTGCtacctgaaatga